The Nocardioides sp. S-1144 genome includes a region encoding these proteins:
- a CDS encoding fumarylacetoacetate hydrolase family protein: MRIARFTTGEEPMYGVVTGEVDQFGQPEEDAVVVALAGDPLYVGVKLLDQEFRLADVRLLAPVLPRSKVVGIGRNYAAHAAELGNEVPSEPMMFLKPNTSVVGPGDPVFYPPQTQDLQYEGELAVVIGRICRDVPVEQATDVIHGYTIANDVTARDLQRRDGQFTRAKGFDSFCPLGPWIETDLDPQHFKDGVRVQTFLNGDVVQDGSTADMVFDVPALVAHVSSVMTLLPGDVILTGTPEGVGPMQVGDEVEVSIAGLGSLTNRIALR, encoded by the coding sequence GTGCGTATCGCGAGGTTCACCACAGGCGAAGAACCGATGTACGGCGTCGTGACGGGCGAGGTCGACCAGTTCGGCCAACCCGAGGAGGACGCCGTCGTCGTGGCGCTGGCCGGCGACCCGCTCTACGTCGGCGTCAAGCTGCTCGACCAGGAGTTCCGGCTGGCCGACGTCCGGCTGCTGGCGCCGGTGCTCCCGCGCAGCAAGGTCGTCGGCATCGGGCGCAACTACGCCGCCCACGCGGCCGAGCTCGGCAACGAGGTGCCCAGCGAGCCGATGATGTTCCTCAAGCCGAACACCAGCGTCGTCGGTCCCGGCGACCCGGTGTTCTACCCGCCGCAGACCCAGGACCTCCAGTACGAGGGCGAGCTCGCCGTCGTCATCGGGCGGATCTGCCGCGACGTGCCGGTCGAGCAGGCCACCGACGTCATCCACGGCTACACCATCGCCAACGACGTCACCGCCCGCGACCTCCAGCGCAGGGACGGCCAGTTCACCCGCGCCAAGGGCTTCGACTCCTTCTGCCCCCTCGGTCCGTGGATCGAGACCGACCTCGACCCGCAGCACTTCAAGGACGGCGTCCGGGTGCAGACCTTCCTCAACGGCGACGTCGTCCAGGACGGGTCCACCGCCGACATGGTCTTCGACGTGCCGGCCCTGGTCGCCCACGTCTCCAGCGTGATGACGCTGCTGCCCGGCGACGTCATCCTCACCGGCACCCCCGAGGGTGTCGGCCCGATGCAGGTCGGTGACGAGGTCGAGGTCTCGATCGCCGGCCTCGGCTCCCTCACGAACAGGATCGCCCTCCGTTGA